atATATCACAcagaataaacatattttttttataagatacGAGATCATAAATCTCAAGCGGCTTCGATATAAATATATGCCGAGTAAttacttttcaaaaatgtttatctAGTGGATACGTCAGCTTCTTTAATAATAgaaatggaagtatttttaagatCATCAAAGAATTTTCCAACTATATTCCTATATTGGTTATGCTTTCAGCTGTAAATTGGTACCTCAGCTGTAGGTCTACTTCATGGTTTGCAGAGGGAATGCAAAAACTCCAAAAAAGATGGTTAAAATGTTTAGACGTAAGTGGGGATtactttgaaaaagaataaaaagatttttgaaaaatattgaacgTGTTTTGAGAAAGAGTAAAAAGTCCGCATATTTTCAGATCGCTCTTCGTACATTTGGGATAAATGGTCCAATGCACTTGTATATTTTCATTGGCGGTTTTCATTTCTTAACGCATTATAAAAAAACGTATCACATATTTTTCATGTCGATAATTGATATAAGATACACATAAACAACGTACATTAAAATTCTATTTTGAATTCGAACTCCACTCAGATCGGTCTAAGTAAGATTCAAGTGCTTTTCAAAATGTAGAgtatatatgataaaatgtcttcttttttcaAGGGTAAGCTAGTCCTGTCTTTGTATAAGAGCCTCATATTTCAAATGGAATATAAATCAACATTCGAATAAATCTTCTGGCTATAAATTTCGTTATCAGTACAAACTGCGCAGTTGCAAATTTCTAACAGATTCTTGTGACTGAAGGGTACcgttttcttctcaaaacatagttAATTAGAAATAATTTGTTGGGAATTAATTGTGAATCATGGATACATATGTTTTCATGTATACGTTAAGTTTcgttgtattttatttcattaacgcTGCTCATCCCAACGAGGTTCACACTGGGCATAATACCGATGCAGCAGAGAAACTTGATATAAgtagttttaatgaaattttggtGCAAATAATGCAGCTAAAGAACAAACTTGATGAACAAGGCAAACAGATTGTGTTTCTTGAAGGTGTGGTACAGGAACAAAGTGACAGAATAAATGAACTTGAGAAAACTCATTTTGCAGACAAATACTTAACGGAGGAACGAAATGAATCAGAACACAACAATCAAAAGAATTTATCATCTGAAATCCAAAATCCGgtaatatatcatgataaagaaagAAGGATGAATAAACTTGAAAGCATAACAAAGTCTAAGAAAAACATTGTTCAACCAAACCTTGATAATGGTGAACATGGTTGGTTGCGAAAAAAGCGTTCGGTAACTAACGTTGCGTTTTCGGCATATCTCAGTAAAATACTGTACCCAGTATCGCCGGGTCATGTAATAAAGTGCGACAGAGTGATTCTGAACGACGGACATGCATATAACCCGTATACAGGAGTATTTACTGTACCACAGAGTGGAGTTTACTTGCTTACATATCACTTGTCGTCAATCAAATCGACCCATATTAGATTAGTTTTAGACGGACGCGTTATATCCAATGCAATGGCAGAAGCAAGCGCGCCAGGTGAAGAGGATATGGGCGGGAATACGATTTTAATCAGAGCGTCTGTTG
This window of the Mercenaria mercenaria strain notata chromosome 5, MADL_Memer_1, whole genome shotgun sequence genome carries:
- the LOC123558846 gene encoding otolin-1-like, whose translation is MDTYVFMYTLSFVVFYFINAAHPNEVHTGHNTDAAEKLDISSFNEILVQIMQLKNKLDEQGKQIVFLEGVVQEQSDRINELEKTHFADKYLTEERNESEHNNQKNLSSEIQNPVIYHDKERRMNKLESITKSKKNIVQPNLDNGEHGWLRKKRSVTNVAFSAYLSKILYPVSPGHVIKCDRVILNDGHAYNPYTGVFTVPQSGVYLLTYHLSSIKSTHIRLVLDGRVISNAMAEASAPGEEDMGGNTILIRASVGQSIWLESYHDLAGEIRSTSSYRFTTLSGYLLY